In Lytechinus variegatus isolate NC3 chromosome 12, Lvar_3.0, whole genome shotgun sequence, a single window of DNA contains:
- the LOC121425445 gene encoding WD repeat-containing protein 11-like yields the protein MNISPRTITGGLHPLNKGACDWGWQNLFAYGCHTSVVVIETKGIQIIQTLEKHRSPVVQVQWARENYHHTIDAPYTLRLASADSSGLIIIWDVCAASERASFSDGNKPVQDLQWLSTQDASHDLLVALHPPYSIVLWNADTGTKLWKKTFTDVLHCFSFDPFESSNLTLLGNDCILFVNDFSAAKPPSSNGKKFYITTPSPQTTNQMTGGMASDRRGSSASGARTALKRVRLLVGDNKAKQRSVNTSVDDPDSQGVSECLQLSYMRSRRNHLLLLYAREILILDLAIYQTVSVIPMERSGSPFQQVFPCRQRDVLMCLHDNGSISVRVRRRLVTTSPGAPTTPSDQYHGTPSGGEMILEGQDMTYDLRCQSDPLRVTKHMRTFGLACSPVSESHSALMLSDGRILFWSLMTVDHDASSMGNNHSQLVLSPLHSPGQAFPPSLNGDFEFLPPLLASKPTQIPAPKTSIADFLCPPDVVIDGDFKHGRQVLLKFVMTGLSSGIADVPVVIRMCPPLTTKNVHYYKPLITIGTSTGLVQVYNLTTGSLYREYNIHTTSVRCIEWVSLTSFLSVSYPNPSSNGMVRNELLLLDMQTGRTIPMREHKGDEPPIEALKVSHLKQYLIVLFKEKPFEIWDLRTVCLLREMPKHFPIITALEWSPSHHKKKSANVEHQSSGMSLDGVLMGSTINLAESSSENRPATTTIREHFVFAEISGVLHHFWVEGSVVHEGAKLPSESSLTTISCIAWKGETLVMADSDGNLGVWDLKAKISRNYPTHKSNIKKLKFGPGKGNLKLMFLWNDGVDIWDCREMQALSSLKGGKDDRKPVDMDWAASDKPVVLSVDGCLRVYDVHLKTSCWSIADAEFVEPVFCPYLLSPKAALAMKYTMQHQPWNKNYSLQLTSEYETPDDENIIKSVNEQLKIMPSDIRRFLPDCPHGTAQRCLLAARLFGDEAEAEFWNVALYYLRVERVKKSLGMSKEDILQDDPLTEFGIDPPYDPAANTQTSDSTKPNQVTLRELPLDMCYDVLCDNVTFRKYQLERILLHDGKRTTYEHTMKCVENFILLGQTDRAVQLLLETEPENESYLLDLMRACLCATAQESGSSQSTIKLVATSLIANGKLAEGVQLLCLINKGIDACRYLQTYNQWYQAMWLAKVRLSDSECNEVMRRWVENLCSPNVNQKSIALLGVLAMGNFTKVLQMLLSLHYYDRAAMFAEACIEFSVLPEDDDTKSLLERVFLEYARYLLALGNKKAYGHYCNRAAEKAEKVMQDMEWME from the exons ATGAACATTTCTCCTCGGACAATCACTGGGGGTTTGCATCCTCTCAACAAAGGGGCGTGTGATTG GGGATGGCAAAATTTGTTCGCATATGGCTGTCACACTTCAGTGGTTGTTATAGAAACCAAAGGCATTCAG ATAATTCAAACGCTTGAGAAGCACCGTAGTCCGGTGGTTCAAGTTCAGTGGGCCAGAGAGAATTACCATCACACCATAGATGCACCGTACACCCTTCGGCTAGCATCAGCTGATTCCAGTGGACTTATCATCATCTGGGATGTATGTGCAGCTTCAGAGAGAGCTAGTTTCTCAGATGGCAACAAGCCAGTACAAG aTTTACAGTGGCTCTCTACCCAGGATGCATCACACGATCTGCTTGTGGCGTTGCATCCTCCCTATAGCATCGTGCTATGGAATGCGGATACTGGCACTAAATTATGGAAGAAGACCTTTACAGACGTTCTGCATTGCTTCTCCTTTGATCCATTTGAATCTTCAAACCTTACAT tACTCGGGAATGATTGCATCTTGTTCGTCAACGACTTCAGTGCAGCGAAACCACCCTCGAGCAATGGAAAGAAGTTTTACATCACCACGCCCAGTCCACAGACGACCAATCAGATGACAGGAGGCATGGCAAGTGATCGTCGAGGGAGTAGCGCGAGTGGAGCGAGAACGGCACTCAAGAGAGTTCGTCTTCTTGTAGGCGACAACAAAGCAAA ACAAAGGTCAGTGAATACCTCAGTGGATGACCCCGATAGTCAGGGAGTAAGCGAATGCCTTCAGTTGTCTTACATGAGATCCAGACGCAATCACCTACTTCTCTTGTATGCCAGAGAGATTTTGATCCTTGATCTCGCAATCTACCAGACTGTTAGCGTGATTCCGATGGAAAGAAGTGGCTCTCCGTTTCAGCAGGTTTTTCCTTGTCG GCAACGTGATGTATTAATGTGTTTACATGACAATGGGAGTATAAGTGTGAGAGTCAGAAGGAGACTGGTCACCACATCTCCGGGAGCACCTACCACACCATCAGACCAGTATCACGGTACACCATCAG GTGGAGAGATGATCTTGGAAGGTCAGGATATGACCTATGACTTACGATGCCAGTCTGACCCTCTACGAGTCACCAAACACATGCGTACCTTTGGTTTGGCTTGTAGTCCAGTCAGCGAGAGTCACAGCGCCCTCATGCTGAGCGACGGCCGCATTCTCTTCTGGTCGCTGATGACTGTCGATCACGACGCATCGTCCATGGGAAACAACCACTCCCAGCTTGTGCTATCCCCGCTCCATTCCCCTGGTCAAGCTTTCCCTCCGTCGCTCAACGGGGACTTTGAATTCCTGCCGCCTCTTCTTGCCTCAAAACCAACTCAGATACCGGCCCCAAAGACCTCCATTGCAGACTTCCTGTGTCCTCCGGATGTGGTTATCGATGGGGATTTCAAACATGGCCGTCAGGTTTTGCTCAAGTTTGTAATGACTGGTCTCTCGAGTGGGATAGCTGATGTACCTGTAGTGATCAGGATGTGTCCGCCACTGACCACCAAGAATGTCCATTACTACAAGCCTCTCATTACCATAG GTACTTCAACTGGGTTAGTTCAAGTTTACAATCTTACCACAGGGTCTTTGTACAGAGAATACAACATTCACACGACATCTGTCAG ATGTATCGAGTGGGTCAGTCTCACAAGTTTCCTGTCAGTGAGCTATCCCAACCCATCCAGTAATGGAATGGTCCGTAATGAGCTACTGCTTCTGGACATGCAGACGGGACGAACCATACCGATGAGAGAACACAAAGGAGACGAACCGCCCATTGAGGCACTTAAGGTCTCACACCTCAA gCAGTATCTTATAGTCTTGTTCAAGGAGAAGCCATTTGAGATATGGGATTTAAGAACTGTGTGTCTCCTCCGAGAGATGCCCAAGCATTTCCCTATCATCACAGCACTG GAATGGTCCCCATCCCACCATAAGAAGAAGTCTGCCAACGTTGAACATCAATCCAGCGGCATGAGTTTAGATGGAGTTTTGATGGGGAGTACCATCAATCTCGCAG AGAGTAGCAGTGAGAACCGACCAGCAACGACAACCATTAGGGAACATTTCGTGTTTGCCGAGATCAGTGGCGTCCTTCATCACTTCTGGGTTGAGGGTAGCGTGGTCCACGAGGGCGCCAAACTGCCGTCGGAGAGCAGTCTGACAACAATCAGCTGTATTGCTTGGAAGGGCGAGACCCTGGTAATGGCCGACTCTGATGGCAATCTTGGGGTGTGGGACCTAAAGGCCAAGATCTCAAG gAATTATCCAACTCACAAGTCCAACATCAAGAAGCTTAAATTTGGTCCTGGGAAAGGGAATCTGAAGCTGATGTTTCTCTGGAATGATGGTGTGGACATCTGGGATTGTAGAGAG ATGCAAGCTCTTAGTTCGCTGAAAGGTGGGAAGGATGATCGTAAACCCGTGGACATGGACTGGGCCGCGTCGGATAAACCAGTCGTGCTTAGTGTGGATGGGTGTCTGAGGGTCTATGACGTTCATCTGAAGACCTCATGTTGGTCTATTGCTGATGCTGAATTTGTTG AACCAGTATTCTGCCCATATCTACTGTCCCCCAAGGCAGCCTTAGCCATGAAATACACAATGCAGCACCAGCCTTGGAACAAGAATTATTCTCTTCAACTCACAAGTGAATA TGAAACCCCCGACGACGAGAACATCATCAAGTCTGTGAACGAGCAGCTGAAGATCATGCCAAGTGACATCAGACGTTTCCTCCCAGACTGTCCCCACGGCACGGCTCAGCGCTGCCTGCTGGCTGCAAGGCTCTTCGGCGATGAGGCCGAAGCTGAATTCTGGAACGTCGCCCTCTATTATCTGCGAGTGGAACGTGTCAAGAAGAGTCTCGGAATG tcTAAAGAAGATATCCTCCAAGACGATCCATTGACTGAGTTTGGGATAGATCCTCCTTATGATCCAGCGGCCAACACACAGACGAGCGACTCCACCAAACCAAACCAAGTCACATTGAGAGAGCTTCCACTGGACATGTGTTATGATGTCCTCTGTGATAATGTCACCTTTAGG AAATACCAGCTGGAAAGGATCCTGTTGCATGATGGGAAGAGAACGACTTACGAGCATACCATGAAATGTGTAGAGAACTTCATTCTCCTGGGCCAG ACTGACCGAGCTGTGCAGCTGCTCTTGGAGACGGAGCCAGAGAATGAGAGTTACCTGTTGGATCTGATGAGGGCATGCCTTTGTGCCACTGCCCAGGAATCAGGGTCATCGCAAAGCACCATCAAACTGGTCGCTACCAGCCTCATAGCAAATGGAAAACTTGCTG AGGGAGTACAGTTACTGTGCTTGATCAACAAAGGTATTGATGCTTGCCGATACCTACAGACGTATAACCAGTGGTACCAAGCTATGTGGTTAGCCAAG GTACGTTTAAGTGACTCCGAGTGTAATGAGGTCATGAGAAGGTGGGTTGAGAACCTGTGCAGTCCCAATGTAAACCAGAAGAGTATAGCCTTACTTGGTGTCCTTGCCATGGGGAATTTCACAAAGGTCCTTCAAATGCTACTCAG tttgcaTTACTATGACCGTGCGGCCATGTTTGCCGAGGCCTGTATAGAGTTTTCAGTACTTCCTGAGGATGATGATACCA AGTCTCTGTTGGAGAGGGTGTTCCTGGAGTATGCCCGCTACCTCCTCGCGCTGGGGAACAAGAAAGCCTATGGTCACTACTGCAACAGGGCTGCGGAGAAAGCCGAGAAGGTCATGCAGGATATGGAATGGATGGAATGA